A window of Lacibacter sediminis contains these coding sequences:
- a CDS encoding FAD-dependent oxidoreductase, translating into MKFSYIYHCFLFVVLFISSCTSDVQKTYSTDVLVVGGGTAGTAAGIQSARLGVQTIIAEETNWLGGMISSAGVSAFDGNHNMPSGIWAEFREKIYQVYGGPKAVETGWVSNTLFEPHVADSIFKQMTAAEKELTVMHQLRFVKALTNGTTITGAEFINTKTEESITIHAKQIIDATELGDVMASANVPFDMGMEADSTTGENIGVPATNDIIQDITYTALLKDYGVGADCTLVKPANYNPMEFDGCCNEFCSDSTKLASNVTAAQLLDYGKLPNGKYMINWPGKGNDIYLNLIPLTYEQRQQEIKKAKEKTIRFVYFLQTQFGFKHLDFAANEFPTADQLPLIPYHREGRRLQGVVRFKVQHIAEPFKQSQALYRTGISVGDYPIDHHHRENTNAPQHLNFYPVPSYNIPLGALIPKQHNGLIVAEKGISVSNIVNGTTRLQPVVLLTGQAAGALAAVSVQQNKQPREISVRTVQEVLLKANAYIMPYFDVRSDHKHFDAVQRIGATGILKGKGEPYKWANRTWFYPDSIIASATFTNDYKEFVGMNLTSSTVTIADAVTTLTETAKQYPVLQKNNKWNFLNRSELQRQISDEWANWGFANFDPQRSITRLELAVLLDTVINPFQLKEVDHEGHYK; encoded by the coding sequence ATGAAGTTTTCATACATATATCATTGTTTTCTTTTTGTAGTCCTGTTTATCAGCAGCTGTACATCTGATGTACAAAAAACATACAGCACAGATGTGTTAGTTGTGGGTGGTGGTACTGCAGGTACTGCTGCCGGGATACAAAGTGCAAGACTTGGCGTGCAAACAATTATCGCAGAAGAAACAAACTGGCTGGGCGGTATGATCTCTTCCGCCGGTGTTTCTGCATTTGATGGTAACCACAATATGCCATCCGGTATATGGGCAGAGTTCCGAGAAAAAATTTACCAGGTATATGGCGGACCAAAAGCGGTTGAAACAGGCTGGGTGAGTAATACCTTGTTTGAACCGCATGTAGCTGACAGCATTTTTAAACAAATGACTGCAGCAGAAAAGGAACTTACTGTCATGCATCAATTACGTTTTGTAAAAGCACTCACCAACGGAACAACTATTACCGGAGCGGAATTTATCAATACAAAAACAGAAGAGTCCATTACCATTCATGCAAAACAAATCATTGATGCAACTGAGTTAGGTGATGTGATGGCAAGTGCAAATGTACCTTTCGATATGGGAATGGAAGCAGACAGTACAACCGGTGAGAATATTGGAGTTCCTGCAACCAATGATATTATTCAGGATATTACCTACACAGCTCTTCTGAAAGATTATGGTGTCGGCGCAGATTGTACATTGGTAAAACCGGCGAATTATAATCCGATGGAATTTGATGGTTGCTGTAATGAGTTTTGCAGTGATTCAACCAAACTCGCATCAAATGTTACAGCGGCTCAACTGCTCGATTATGGGAAATTACCGAATGGTAAATACATGATTAACTGGCCGGGTAAAGGAAATGATATTTATCTCAATCTTATTCCACTTACATACGAGCAACGTCAACAGGAAATAAAAAAGGCAAAAGAAAAAACAATCCGCTTTGTTTATTTTCTGCAAACACAATTTGGATTTAAGCATCTCGATTTTGCAGCAAATGAATTTCCAACTGCTGATCAACTTCCATTAATTCCTTATCATCGTGAAGGCAGACGATTGCAAGGTGTGGTACGTTTTAAAGTGCAGCATATTGCAGAACCTTTTAAACAGAGCCAGGCATTATACCGTACAGGTATTTCTGTTGGCGATTATCCAATTGATCATCATCACCGGGAAAATACAAATGCACCACAGCATTTAAATTTTTATCCTGTTCCATCATACAATATTCCATTGGGGGCACTCATTCCCAAGCAGCATAACGGTTTAATCGTTGCAGAAAAAGGAATCAGCGTCAGTAACATTGTAAATGGTACCACCCGTTTGCAACCTGTTGTATTATTGACGGGGCAGGCGGCAGGTGCATTGGCGGCAGTAAGTGTGCAACAAAACAAACAGCCAAGAGAAATTTCTGTGCGAACTGTACAGGAAGTATTGCTGAAAGCAAATGCTTACATCATGCCTTACTTTGATGTACGTTCAGATCATAAACATTTCGATGCAGTGCAACGCATTGGTGCCACCGGCATTTTAAAAGGGAAAGGCGAGCCATATAAGTGGGCCAACCGTACCTGGTTTTATCCTGACTCAATCATTGCATCTGCAACATTTACGAATGACTATAAAGAATTTGTTGGGATGAATCTTACATCCTCAACTGTAACGATTGCAGATGCTGTAACAACACTTACTGAAACTGCCAAACAGTATCCTGTACTTCAGAAAAACAACAAATGGAATTTTTTAAACAGGAGTGAATTACAAAGACAGATTTCTGACGAGTGGGCAAACTGGGGATTTGCAAATTTTGATCCGCAACGAAGTATTACACGCCTTGAACTGGCTGTGTTGCTCGATACTGTCATCAATCCATTTCAATTAAAAGAAGTTGACCACGAGGGTCATTATAAATGA